One part of the Microvirga sp. TS319 genome encodes these proteins:
- a CDS encoding cytochrome c: MSVPTQSYVGGIGAAKLLGTPVSRLFPGNVPLKSGLQNPVGDDPQAAQRGMQYFQAFNCVGCHAPNGAGGMGPSLSNSVFIYGSEPAQIFLTIYQGRPRGMPTWGVMLPGSAIWDLVAYVRSISREPSRQWGQTVSSQMPQIEQVPAEYVSTATPWDQTEAFSHGQKPNRTK; encoded by the coding sequence ATGAGCGTGCCAACGCAATCCTATGTGGGCGGGATCGGGGCGGCGAAGCTTCTCGGCACGCCGGTTTCGCGCCTCTTTCCCGGCAACGTGCCACTTAAATCCGGCCTCCAGAACCCGGTCGGCGACGACCCTCAGGCGGCTCAGCGTGGCATGCAATACTTCCAAGCGTTCAACTGCGTCGGATGCCATGCGCCCAACGGCGCGGGCGGCATGGGGCCGTCGCTCAGCAATAGTGTCTTCATCTATGGCTCGGAACCGGCGCAGATCTTCCTCACGATCTACCAGGGCCGTCCACGCGGCATGCCGACCTGGGGCGTCATGCTGCCCGGCAGCGCGATCTGGGATTTGGTTGCCTATGTCCGGAGCATCAGCCGGGAGCCTTCCCGGCAATGGGGGCAAACCGTTTCCAGCCAAATGCCGCAGATCGAGCAAGTGCCGGCCGAATACGTGAGCACTGCTACCCCCTGGGATCAGACCGAAGCGTTCAGCCATGGCCAGAAGCCCAACCGCACGAAGTGA
- the ctaD gene encoding cytochrome c oxidase subunit I — translation MAVGTYERAPTLERADYASPVASELETIWETKPGIGGWLSTVDHKELGIRYIATAFAFLILGGIEALVMRVQLARPNLSLLTPEQYNQIFSMHGITMIFLYAQPVLTGFSAYLFPLLLGTRDLAFPRLNAFSYWAYLAAGLFMYASFLVAAAPNDGWFNYAPYSLKTYNPGPNMDFYALGMILLGISTTAGAINFLVTVLRTRAPGMSINRLPILTWGTTTTSVGILLSMPAVTLACFMLWADRQFGTHFFDATARGQPLLWQHLFWIFAHPWVYIIVLPAMGIVSDALPIFCRRPLVGYTVVVLGTIATMVMGFGVWLHHMFATGIPFIALSFFSGASFVITIPSAVAVFAWVATIWTGRPVITTAFLFFAGFISMFVIGGVSGVMTASVAADRQLTDTYFVVAHIHYVLIGINLFPVIGGLFVWFPKMTGRMLNERLGKWSFWIILCGFNLAFLPMHWTGLAGMPRRIYTYQDGMGWNTVNLVTSIGAFFLALGILLVLINIFLSVRNGAVAGPNPWDGPTLEWVTPSPPPPYNFAVIPAVASRHPLWEDRLREGMGHSSVHRGLVLDDGKEMLATTVLDAEPDAILKMPEDSYSPLVVAVVMTAGFAGLLLHWWVFSGICAWLMFMGLLVWLWPEPKLGQSARWDR, via the coding sequence GTGGCCGTCGGAACATATGAACGGGCTCCTACTCTCGAGAGGGCGGATTACGCCTCGCCGGTTGCTTCCGAGCTGGAGACGATATGGGAGACGAAACCCGGCATCGGCGGCTGGCTCTCGACCGTGGACCACAAGGAACTCGGCATCCGTTACATCGCCACCGCCTTCGCTTTTCTGATCCTGGGCGGCATCGAGGCGCTCGTCATGCGCGTTCAGCTCGCACGGCCGAACCTGAGTCTGCTGACGCCCGAGCAATACAACCAGATCTTCTCGATGCATGGCATCACGATGATCTTTCTCTATGCACAGCCGGTTCTGACCGGCTTCAGCGCCTATCTGTTCCCGCTGCTCCTCGGCACCCGCGATCTCGCCTTCCCCAGGCTCAACGCATTCTCCTACTGGGCCTATCTTGCCGCGGGACTGTTCATGTATGCGAGCTTCCTTGTGGCGGCGGCACCGAATGATGGTTGGTTTAACTACGCGCCGTACTCGCTCAAGACCTACAATCCCGGGCCCAACATGGACTTCTATGCCCTTGGCATGATCCTGCTCGGCATCTCGACAACGGCAGGCGCCATCAACTTTCTGGTCACCGTGCTGCGTACCCGTGCACCGGGCATGTCGATCAATCGCCTCCCAATCCTGACCTGGGGCACGACGACCACATCGGTGGGTATTCTTCTGTCCATGCCGGCTGTGACGCTCGCCTGCTTCATGCTTTGGGCCGACCGGCAGTTCGGCACGCATTTCTTCGACGCGACGGCGCGGGGCCAGCCTCTGCTGTGGCAGCACCTGTTCTGGATCTTCGCGCATCCGTGGGTCTACATCATTGTGCTACCGGCCATGGGAATCGTGTCGGATGCGCTGCCAATCTTCTGCCGCCGTCCGCTCGTCGGATACACGGTGGTCGTGCTCGGCACGATCGCCACCATGGTGATGGGCTTCGGCGTGTGGCTGCATCATATGTTCGCGACCGGGATTCCGTTCATCGCGCTGTCCTTCTTCAGCGGCGCATCTTTCGTGATTACGATCCCGAGCGCGGTCGCGGTCTTCGCCTGGGTGGCGACCATCTGGACCGGGCGCCCGGTTATCACCACGGCATTCCTGTTTTTCGCGGGCTTTATCTCCATGTTCGTCATCGGCGGCGTGTCCGGCGTTATGACGGCTTCAGTCGCAGCGGATCGCCAGCTCACCGATACCTATTTCGTGGTGGCGCACATTCATTACGTGCTCATCGGCATCAATCTGTTTCCGGTGATCGGCGGGCTCTTCGTCTGGTTTCCAAAGATGACCGGGCGCATGCTGAACGAGCGGCTCGGCAAATGGAGCTTCTGGATCATCCTGTGCGGTTTCAACTTGGCATTCCTGCCGATGCATTGGACCGGGCTCGCGGGAATGCCGCGGCGCATCTACACCTATCAGGATGGCATGGGCTGGAACACGGTGAATCTGGTAACCTCCATCGGCGCCTTCTTCCTGGCTTTGGGCATCCTGCTGGTCCTGATCAACATTTTCCTGAGCGTGCGGAACGGTGCCGTCGCGGGTCCGAATCCCTGGGACGGCCCAACGCTCGAATGGGTCACGCCGTCGCCGCCGCCGCCTTACAATTTCGCCGTCATTCCGGCTGTCGCGAGCCGCCATCCGCTGTGGGAAGACAGGCTCAGGGAGGGCATGGGGCATTCCTCGGTTCATCGGGGCCTCGTACTCGACGACGGCAAGGAGATGCTCGCCACGACGGTGCTCGATGCCGAGCCCGACGCGATCCTGAAAATGCCCGAGGATTCCTATAGCCCCCTCGTCGTCGCCGTCGTGATGACAGCAGGTTTCGCCGGCCTCCTTCTGCACTGGTGGGTGTTCTCAGGCATCTGTGCGTGGCTGATGTTCATGGGCCTGCTGGTATGGCTGTGGCCCGAGCCGAAACTCGGCCAGTCGGCGAGGTGGGATCGATGA
- the coxB gene encoding cytochrome c oxidase subunit II, whose protein sequence is MTYLRTFGGFKGEQIKVLTWALLIQAIVVVVIVSLLVLIGVLLRRSRRPATGLDRQPVQETGSGLSWIYIGVGISTIALIGSMIWNGYTMAAIDRPPRAPELTIEVRGHQWWWEVRYLSQDTSRIFETANEIHIPVGQPVEFRVSTVDVIHSFWIPALGDKIDLIPNQINSNWLEADSPGIYRGQCSEFCGQQHAHMGLVVVADKPADFQAWWDSQLQPAALPADQPQVAEGATQFVLRCGACHNIRGTQAGGRLGPNLSHLMSRKSVAAGTLPNNPAYLSGWIADPQTVKPGNLMPNLDLSGPELASIRTFLEAQK, encoded by the coding sequence ATGACGTATCTGCGCACCTTCGGCGGGTTCAAGGGCGAGCAGATTAAGGTCCTCACCTGGGCGCTGCTGATTCAGGCGATCGTGGTCGTGGTGATCGTCAGCTTGCTTGTCCTCATCGGCGTGTTGCTGCGCCGCTCGCGTCGGCCCGCGACAGGCCTCGACCGCCAGCCTGTGCAGGAGACAGGTAGCGGGTTGTCTTGGATCTATATCGGCGTCGGCATTTCCACCATCGCTCTCATCGGTTCGATGATCTGGAACGGCTACACCATGGCGGCCATCGACCGCCCTCCCCGCGCTCCTGAACTGACGATCGAGGTAAGGGGACACCAATGGTGGTGGGAAGTGCGCTACCTGAGCCAGGACACGTCACGGATCTTCGAGACCGCCAATGAGATTCACATTCCGGTCGGCCAGCCGGTGGAATTTCGGGTCTCGACCGTCGACGTCATCCACTCGTTCTGGATTCCAGCACTCGGCGACAAGATCGACCTCATCCCGAACCAGATCAACTCAAACTGGCTCGAGGCAGACAGCCCGGGGATCTATCGCGGGCAATGCTCCGAATTTTGCGGGCAGCAACACGCGCATATGGGCCTGGTCGTCGTGGCAGACAAACCGGCCGATTTCCAGGCCTGGTGGGACAGCCAGCTCCAGCCGGCCGCTCTTCCGGCCGATCAGCCGCAGGTCGCCGAAGGCGCAACGCAGTTCGTCCTGCGCTGCGGCGCCTGCCACAACATTCGCGGCACGCAGGCCGGCGGGCGGCTCGGTCCGAACCTGTCCCATCTGATGAGCCGCAAGTCGGTAGCGGCCGGAACGCTGCCGAACAATCCGGCTTATTTATCCGGCTGGATCGCCGACCCGCAGACCGTGAAGCCCGGCAATCTGATGCCGAACCTTGATCTGTCGGGACCGGAGCTGGCGAGCATCCGCACCTTCCTTGAAGCGCAGAAGTGA
- a CDS encoding PQQ-dependent dehydrogenase, methanol/ethanol family encodes MPSRPIQHRLPNVWGALLLILAGTALPSGSSLAQSQPNAAGASADLRSLSQDDRQWPMAMKSYAAHRFSNLDQINSDNVGQLRLAWTFSVGAARGQEAAPLVVNGTMYVVAPYAGPHPNRVFALDATTGELKWWYAPKPNLAAQGVACCDVVNRGLAYDNGKIFLNTLDLHTVALDAGTGKELWVATLGDINLGETVTMAPLVAKGKVLVGNSGGEMGVRGWVTALDENTGKIVWRAYGTGPDSDVLIGPDFQPHYDWMKGKDLGVKTWPTDGWKTGGATAWGWLSYDPELNLVYYGTGNPGPWNSNQRPGDNLWAATVFARDVDTGAAKWAYQTAPHDLWDHDSVNEAVLVDLEIDGRMRKTLIHPGRTGYMFVLDRTNGEVISADPYETVTVYKGFDPKTGRLEPNHDKEPTLGKVVEDVCPAPPGAKDWQPSAWSPRTKLLYVPHQHLCATFKTGEVGYITGTPYVGATVDMYAGPGGHRGEFMAWDPVKKTKVWAITESFPVWSGALVTAGDIAFYGTMDRWFKAVDAKSGKVLWQFRAGSGLIGQPVTYMGNDGTQYVAIMSGVGGWPGVVANAEIDPRARNGALGFVGAMQDLPAYTVGGDSLLVFALPPKGAGGAPGGAPTGAPAPAAPPAPTPTAPAPQNGPAQ; translated from the coding sequence ATGCCCTCGCGTCCGATCCAGCACCGCCTTCCAAATGTCTGGGGAGCCTTGCTTCTCATTCTCGCTGGAACCGCTCTGCCTTCGGGATCGTCCCTCGCGCAATCTCAGCCCAATGCTGCGGGAGCTTCAGCCGATCTCCGGTCCCTATCCCAAGATGACCGGCAATGGCCGATGGCGATGAAGTCCTATGCCGCTCATCGGTTCAGTAATCTTGACCAGATCAATTCCGACAATGTCGGGCAGCTGAGGCTCGCCTGGACCTTCTCGGTCGGCGCCGCCCGCGGCCAAGAGGCCGCGCCACTTGTCGTGAACGGCACGATGTATGTGGTCGCCCCCTATGCAGGGCCCCATCCGAACCGTGTCTTCGCGCTCGATGCCACGACGGGTGAACTGAAGTGGTGGTATGCCCCGAAACCCAATCTGGCGGCGCAGGGAGTCGCCTGCTGCGACGTGGTCAACCGCGGCCTCGCCTACGACAACGGCAAGATCTTCCTCAACACTCTCGACCTGCACACGGTCGCCCTCGACGCCGGGACCGGGAAGGAATTGTGGGTCGCTACCCTCGGGGATATCAATCTCGGCGAGACGGTCACGATGGCTCCGCTGGTCGCCAAGGGAAAGGTTCTGGTCGGCAACAGCGGCGGCGAGATGGGCGTGCGCGGCTGGGTGACGGCACTCGACGAGAACACCGGCAAGATCGTGTGGCGCGCTTACGGGACAGGCCCGGATTCGGACGTCCTGATCGGCCCCGACTTCCAGCCGCATTACGACTGGATGAAGGGCAAGGATCTCGGCGTGAAGACCTGGCCGACCGACGGCTGGAAAACGGGCGGCGCAACCGCCTGGGGATGGCTGTCCTACGACCCCGAGCTCAACCTGGTCTATTATGGCACGGGAAACCCGGGGCCTTGGAATTCCAATCAGCGGCCCGGTGACAATCTCTGGGCCGCTACCGTGTTCGCACGCGATGTCGATACGGGAGCCGCGAAATGGGCCTATCAGACAGCCCCTCACGATCTCTGGGACCATGATAGCGTCAATGAAGCCGTTCTGGTCGATCTCGAGATCGACGGTCGAATGCGTAAGACGCTGATCCACCCCGGCCGGACCGGCTATATGTTCGTGCTGGACAGGACGAACGGAGAGGTCATCTCGGCAGATCCTTACGAAACGGTCACGGTCTACAAGGGCTTTGATCCGAAGACTGGGCGCCTTGAGCCGAACCACGACAAGGAGCCGACCCTCGGAAAGGTCGTCGAGGATGTCTGCCCGGCGCCGCCCGGCGCCAAGGACTGGCAGCCGAGCGCATGGTCGCCTCGCACGAAGCTTCTGTATGTGCCGCATCAACATCTTTGCGCGACCTTCAAAACGGGAGAAGTCGGCTACATTACGGGCACGCCCTATGTGGGCGCGACCGTCGACATGTATGCGGGTCCGGGCGGCCATCGCGGTGAGTTCATGGCCTGGGACCCGGTCAAGAAGACCAAAGTCTGGGCTATTACCGAAAGCTTCCCGGTCTGGAGCGGCGCACTCGTGACCGCAGGCGACATCGCCTTCTACGGAACCATGGACCGCTGGTTCAAGGCCGTGGACGCCAAGAGCGGCAAGGTCCTCTGGCAATTTCGCGCCGGATCGGGCCTCATCGGACAACCCGTCACCTATATGGGCAATGACGGCACGCAATACGTCGCCATCATGTCCGGCGTCGGAGGATGGCCCGGCGTGGTGGCGAATGCCGAGATCGATCCCCGGGCGAGGAACGGGGCGCTCGGCTTCGTGGGCGCCATGCAGGATCTTCCAGCCTACACGGTAGGTGGCGACTCTCTGCTGGTCTTTGCGCTGCCGCCGAAGGGCGCGGGAGGCGCTCCAGGTGGAGCTCCCACCGGCGCACCTGCGCCCGCAGCTCCGCCCGCTCCAACTCCCACGGCTCCCGCACCCCAAAACGGGCCCGCTCAATAA